In Dehalogenimonas etheniformans, one genomic interval encodes:
- a CDS encoding response regulator, with protein sequence MKSLGDDGVWDMTTIVLADDHKIVRQGVRALLEYEPDFDIVGEAGSGSEALSLLETTIPDVLVTDLSMPGLTGIELADEIRKRRWPTKVIILSMHGDEPYVARAMACGASGYILKESGVEHTVNAIREALAGGRYVSPPLVMPSIN encoded by the coding sequence ATGAAATCATTGGGCGACGACGGTGTTTGGGATATGACTACGATAGTTCTAGCGGATGATCACAAAATTGTGCGGCAGGGTGTTCGCGCTCTGCTGGAATACGAGCCCGACTTCGATATTGTGGGCGAAGCCGGAAGCGGCAGTGAAGCTTTGTCACTGTTAGAAACAACCATCCCTGACGTGCTTGTAACAGACCTCTCGATGCCCGGGCTCACTGGAATCGAACTGGCTGATGAAATCAGAAAACGCCGATGGCCGACGAAGGTGATTATACTTTCGATGCACGGTGATGAACCATATGTAGCCAGGGCGATGGCCTGCGGCGCCTCGGGATATATCTTGAAAGAATCAGGGGTTGAGCATACGGTAAACGCCATCAGGGAAGCCCTGGCGGGCGGTCGTTACGTCAGCCCTCCCCTGGTGATGCCTTCGATCAACTGA
- a CDS encoding MASE3 domain-containing protein encodes MNASKTRTAPISVRMLSAGVLAFIGFYVLSRTDYLLFHSIVELLGVAVTFSIFVISWNARRFISNDYLLFIGIGFLFVSILGTMHTLSYRGMGIFNDFEPTNLAAQFWIAARYLQSLTLILAPLFIHSRLNSNAAFTVFGIATALILISILVWQVFPTAFIVGSGLTAFKIISEYIISGILVGAILLLRRDRDEFGPNVITFLTVAMLANIGSEMAFTLYTDAYGFLNAVGHFLILVSIYFIYKAIIETGLSRPFDLMFRQLKLNEEHFEERANELQRFELLSNNSRDIILMVRADDGRIVEANTAATSAYGYDREELLHLKIGDLRAAPEQEMISRQMAEANEKGIMFETVHRRRDGSEFPVEVSSRGATIAGTRLLLSVIRDITDRKKVEDALKTSEAKLRVQLDYILSSEAHPVEYDLGAVLDLPAVQNMMEDLYKVTGIGFSIIDLKGKVLVGTGWQEICTEFHRKNPRACANCIESDLALTRGVARGEFKTYKCKNNMWDIVTPLYIGDRHVGNVFTGQFFFDDEQLDESRFLKQADEFGFDRSAYITALKRAPHHSRVKVAALMDFFTRFSSMVSELGYSNLKLAKAKADIERTAEALRQSEQQYRIVADFTHDWEYWLSPAGEFYYNSPSCEAITGYSREEFNNDHTLITRIVHSDDRELLTNHLSASAVDQDESELRFRIIRKDGQERWLGHVCRPVYDAHGSPLGRRASNRDITTNVEAEQEVKRSRQDLARAQEVGKIGNWFMDTRRNILTWSDETYRIFEVPTGEAITYERFLASVHPDDRRFVDDSWQAALSQQKPYDIEHRLVVNDRLKWVREKAELEFGHDGSLLGGFGIVHDITNRKKAEEAVKAAAEEWQATFDSINDIIMLLDPEHKIIRANRAFTETFKIPVEQAVGKYCYEVVHAAAHPPAFCPHRRTMNCGAEAKEEFMEPKLGIFIEATTLPIIDVDGKCVGSVHIVKNIHERKLAEAEREKLHQQIDEQRRLLQNTLDQLPTGVVIRDAHGTLVMASSQFARIFGEPPSSENTFDLSRSYHRDGRSYLASEWPMNRTIATGEAVDNEEMDIVRKDTSRATVVASTSPIRNDTGQIIAYVGVFRDISDSKRAEQAIQELNASLERRVEQRTMELETAYADLSEQLRFRAEAEESLRSLSSRLLSIQEEERRAIARELHDQTGQSLTVLKLMFGRADRMAPEEMKPILKDTGNLIAEIIKQVRSLSLSLRPGILDDLGLVAAMEWLFKQLKAQTDLQVHFEHDEISGLSSDMNTVIYRITQEALTNIMRHAGVKEVWVQMSIKDHTLTLKIEDHGRGFDPAASSMSTGLSAMRERAALLGGTYSLESSPGKGTIINVNLPYKPTK; translated from the coding sequence ATGAACGCAAGTAAAACCAGAACGGCCCCCATTTCGGTGCGAATGCTGTCGGCCGGAGTCCTGGCTTTTATCGGGTTTTACGTCTTATCAAGGACCGATTACCTCCTTTTCCACAGCATTGTGGAACTGCTTGGTGTCGCTGTCACATTCAGCATCTTCGTTATCTCCTGGAATGCCCGTCGCTTCATATCTAACGATTATCTGCTGTTTATCGGCATCGGTTTTTTATTCGTCAGTATTTTGGGCACGATGCACACCCTGTCCTACCGGGGTATGGGGATTTTTAACGACTTCGAACCTACCAACCTTGCGGCTCAATTTTGGATCGCCGCCCGATACCTTCAAAGCCTGACACTAATCCTGGCGCCGCTATTCATCCACAGCCGGTTGAATTCCAACGCAGCGTTCACGGTGTTTGGAATCGCCACAGCTCTGATATTGATTTCAATTCTCGTCTGGCAGGTTTTCCCTACCGCTTTCATTGTGGGAAGCGGCCTCACCGCTTTCAAAATAATCAGCGAGTATATCATCTCCGGCATCCTGGTTGGCGCCATCTTGTTATTGCGGCGTGACCGAGACGAATTCGGTCCTAATGTCATCACCTTCCTCACCGTCGCCATGCTGGCGAACATCGGATCGGAGATGGCATTTACCCTGTATACCGATGCGTACGGTTTTCTGAACGCCGTCGGGCACTTCCTGATCCTCGTTTCGATCTACTTCATCTACAAGGCGATCATCGAGACCGGACTGTCCCGCCCCTTCGACCTGATGTTCCGCCAATTGAAGCTGAACGAAGAGCACTTCGAGGAACGGGCTAACGAGCTACAGCGTTTTGAACTCCTGTCGAACAACTCCCGCGACATCATCCTGATGGTCAGGGCGGACGATGGGCGCATCGTTGAGGCCAACACAGCCGCTACCTCCGCCTACGGTTATGACCGGGAAGAACTCTTGCATTTGAAAATCGGAGATCTCAGGGCTGCGCCTGAACAGGAAATGATTTCCCGGCAAATGGCGGAGGCCAACGAAAAAGGCATCATGTTTGAAACAGTTCACCGGCGTCGCGACGGCAGCGAATTTCCGGTTGAAGTCAGTTCCCGGGGAGCTACCATCGCCGGCACCAGACTTTTGCTGTCTGTCATCCGCGATATTACGGACCGCAAAAAGGTAGAGGACGCTCTGAAAACGAGCGAGGCCAAGCTCCGGGTGCAGTTGGACTATATACTCTCATCGGAAGCTCATCCGGTCGAGTACGACCTGGGCGCCGTCCTTGACCTGCCTGCGGTTCAGAACATGATGGAAGACCTATATAAGGTGACAGGAATAGGGTTTTCAATTATCGATCTCAAGGGCAAGGTTCTGGTTGGCACCGGATGGCAGGAGATCTGTACGGAATTCCATCGAAAAAATCCGCGGGCCTGCGCTAACTGCATCGAGAGCGATTTAGCCTTGACTCGGGGCGTTGCACGAGGCGAATTCAAAACGTATAAGTGCAAAAATAACATGTGGGATATCGTCACACCCCTATATATTGGCGACCGTCATGTCGGCAACGTCTTTACCGGCCAATTTTTCTTTGACGACGAACAACTTGACGAAAGCCGTTTTTTGAAACAGGCGGATGAATTCGGTTTCGATAGGTCCGCGTACATTACCGCCTTGAAACGGGCGCCACACCATAGCCGGGTTAAAGTCGCCGCCCTGATGGATTTTTTCACTCGATTTTCATCGATGGTATCGGAACTGGGGTACTCCAACCTGAAACTAGCCAAAGCCAAGGCAGATATCGAAAGAACTGCGGAAGCCCTTCGTCAGAGTGAACAACAATACCGCATTGTCGCGGACTTCACCCACGATTGGGAATACTGGCTGAGCCCGGCTGGCGAGTTCTATTACAACTCTCCTTCCTGTGAGGCGATCACTGGATATTCGAGGGAAGAGTTCAACAACGACCATACCCTAATCACCCGGATCGTCCACTCTGATGACCGCGAACTGCTGACGAATCATCTCTCGGCTTCGGCAGTCGACCAGGACGAGAGTGAACTCCGGTTTCGTATCATCCGCAAGGACGGCCAGGAGCGCTGGCTGGGCCATGTCTGCCGACCGGTTTACGATGCTCACGGGTCGCCGCTGGGCCGCCGCGCGTCGAACCGGGATATCACCACAAATGTCGAGGCGGAACAGGAAGTCAAGAGAAGCCGGCAGGACTTAGCCAGAGCCCAGGAAGTTGGCAAGATCGGCAACTGGTTTATGGACACTCGCCGTAACATCCTCACCTGGTCCGACGAAACCTACCGTATTTTCGAGGTGCCTACAGGCGAAGCCATAACCTATGAACGCTTTTTAGCCAGCGTTCACCCCGATGACAGGCGGTTTGTGGACGATAGCTGGCAGGCCGCCCTCAGTCAGCAGAAACCGTATGACATTGAGCACCGCCTCGTAGTTAACGACCGTTTGAAATGGGTGCGGGAGAAAGCTGAGTTGGAATTTGGCCACGACGGTTCGCTCCTCGGCGGCTTCGGTATCGTCCACGATATCACCAACCGTAAAAAAGCTGAAGAAGCTGTCAAAGCAGCGGCAGAGGAATGGCAGGCAACTTTCGATTCGATTAACGACATCATCATGCTCCTCGATCCCGAGCACAAAATAATCCGTGCCAATCGAGCCTTCACCGAGACATTCAAAATCCCTGTTGAACAGGCAGTGGGAAAATATTGCTACGAAGTCGTCCATGCCGCAGCTCATCCGCCGGCTTTCTGTCCCCACCGGCGCACCATGAACTGCGGAGCCGAAGCCAAAGAAGAATTCATGGAACCGAAATTGGGCATATTTATCGAAGCCACGACCTTGCCGATCATCGACGTCGACGGAAAATGCGTCGGCAGCGTCCACATCGTAAAAAACATCCACGAAAGGAAGCTGGCCGAAGCCGAGCGGGAAAAATTACATCAACAGATCGATGAACAGCGCCGTCTGCTGCAAAATACCCTGGACCAACTGCCTACCGGAGTAGTCATCCGGGACGCGCACGGAACGCTGGTTATGGCCAGCAGTCAATTTGCGCGCATTTTCGGCGAACCGCCGTCAAGTGAAAACACGTTCGACTTGAGCCGCAGCTATCACCGGGATGGAAGATCATACCTAGCATCTGAATGGCCGATGAACCGGACGATCGCCACAGGCGAAGCGGTCGATAATGAAGAGATGGACATTGTCCGCAAAGACACCAGCCGCGCCACGGTGGTTGCCTCAACGAGCCCGATCCGCAACGATACAGGACAGATCATCGCCTATGTCGGAGTGTTCCGTGACATCTCCGACAGCAAGCGTGCCGAACAAGCAATCCAGGAACTGAACGCCAGTCTGGAACGCCGTGTCGAACAGCGCACCATGGAATTGGAGACCGCTTACGCCGACCTTTCCGAGCAACTAAGGTTCCGAGCTGAGGCTGAAGAATCCCTCCGTTCATTGTCCAGCAGGCTGCTCTCGATCCAGGAGGAGGAGCGGCGGGCGATCGCCCGGGAACTCCACGATCAAACTGGCCAGAGCCTGACAGTGCTGAAGCTTATGTTCGGCCGGGCCGACCGCATGGCGCCTGAGGAAATGAAACCGATCCTCAAAGACACGGGGAACCTTATCGCAGAGATCATCAAACAGGTGCGGAGCCTGTCGTTGTCGCTTCGACCGGGCATCCTCGATGATTTGGGTCTGGTAGCCGCGATGGAATGGCTTTTCAAACAACTCAAGGCGCAAACGGATCTTCAGGTTCATTTTGAACACGATGAAATATCGGGTTTGTCTTCAGATATGAACACGGTAATTTACCGTATCACTCAGGAAGCACTGACCAACATTATGCGGCATGCGGGCGTGAAAGAAGTATGGGTTCAGATGTCGATCAAGGATCACACTCTCACTTTGAAAATCGAAGATCATGGCCGCGGATTCGATCCCGCTGCATCAAGCATGTCAACCGGGCTGTCGGCAATGCGAGAGAGAGCCGCTTTATTGGGTGGAACATACTCGCTTGAATCCAGTCCGGGTAAAGGCACGATTATCAACGTAAATTTACCTTATAAACCAACTAAGTAA
- the cysK gene encoding cysteine synthase A — protein sequence MPESSGSSGVPFRGKIFPHFTHGIACDITETIGNTPLVRLNRVSAGTGAELVAKLESFNPLHSVKDRIGVAMIIDGEATGKLKPGATIVEPTSGNTGIALAFTAAARGYHLILTMPDTFSVERRQLFTILGAELVLTPGAEGMPGAIRKAQEIVDANPGFFMPQQFKNPANPEIHRLTTAEEIWRDTGGKVDAIVAGVGTGGTITGVAEVLKTRKPSFKAFAVEPASSPVISGGSPGPHRIQGIGAGFVPRNLRTDLIDEVIEVSDDAAGEMTRRLAKEEGILAGISSGAAVWAAVEIGKRPEMKGKLIVVILPDTGERYLSTWVFKGS from the coding sequence ATGCCTGAGTCTTCCGGATCCAGCGGAGTTCCCTTCCGAGGCAAGATTTTCCCCCATTTCACACACGGCATCGCCTGCGATATCACCGAAACTATCGGCAATACCCCTCTTGTGCGTCTGAACAGGGTGAGCGCCGGGACCGGCGCTGAACTCGTAGCCAAACTCGAATCTTTCAACCCTTTGCATTCGGTCAAAGACCGGATCGGCGTCGCCATGATCATCGATGGCGAGGCAACAGGGAAACTCAAACCCGGCGCCACGATAGTCGAACCGACTTCAGGCAACACGGGGATCGCGTTAGCTTTTACCGCGGCGGCCCGGGGCTACCACCTGATATTGACCATGCCGGACACTTTTTCGGTGGAACGGCGCCAGTTATTCACCATTCTCGGTGCCGAGTTAGTCTTGACCCCCGGTGCCGAGGGTATGCCTGGAGCAATACGCAAAGCCCAAGAAATAGTCGACGCCAATCCGGGTTTTTTCATGCCCCAACAATTTAAGAATCCGGCAAATCCTGAAATCCACCGTTTGACCACTGCCGAAGAAATCTGGCGGGACACGGGGGGGAAGGTCGATGCCATTGTCGCCGGGGTTGGCACCGGCGGCACGATTACCGGAGTTGCCGAAGTTCTTAAGACCCGGAAGCCGTCTTTCAAGGCTTTCGCTGTCGAGCCGGCGTCTTCGCCGGTGATCTCCGGCGGCAGTCCTGGTCCCCACCGGATACAGGGCATCGGTGCAGGTTTTGTTCCAAGGAACCTGCGGACGGATTTGATAGACGAGGTGATCGAAGTCAGCGATGATGCTGCCGGGGAGATGACCCGACGTCTCGCCAAAGAAGAGGGAATCCTGGCGGGTATTTCTTCCGGCGCAGCGGTATGGGCAGCAGTCGAAATTGGAAAACGGCCGGAGATGAAAGGCAAATTGATTGTCGTAATTTTGCCGGACACGGGGGAAAGGTACCTTTCCACCTGGGTCTTTAAAGGGAGCTAA